The following coding sequences are from one Ctenopharyngodon idella isolate HZGC_01 chromosome 17, HZGC01, whole genome shotgun sequence window:
- the rab32b gene encoding ras-related protein Rab-32 produces MRYVITRKMSGDSELGFTEHLFKILVIGDYKVGKTSFVKRYVRNQFYEELKTTIGVDFSMKVIDWNSHTRVRLQLWDIAGQEHVRGLNRVYFKGSSGAFVVYDMTNGSTLDGALNWKHELDCQVLQKNGRPIPAVLLANKCDETKVCQRNASLLEKICQEKGFIGWFQTSAKENINVDEAAKYLVKHILQTNEESVKEEEQHMQINLKQQTKINSAC; encoded by the exons ATGAGATATGTTATAACAAGGAAAATGTCAGGAGACTCAGAATTAGGAttcactgaacatttatttaaaattttagtgATTGGAGACTATAAAGTTGGGAAAACCAGCTTTGTTAAACGATATGTGAGAAATCAATTCTACGAGGAGTTGAAAACGACTATAGGTGTGGATTTTTCTATGAAGGTGATCGATTGGAACAGTCACACGCGGGTGAGATTACAGCTTTGGGATATAGCAG GTCAAGAGCATGTGAGGGGACTGAACCGTGTGTACTTCAAGGGATCCAGTGGCGCATTTGTTGTGTATGACATGACAAACGGGTCAACATTGGACGGAGCTCTGAACTGGAAACATGAACTTGATTGCCAAGTACTGCAGAAAAATGGCCGTCCAATTCCTGCTGTTCTACTGGCCAATAAATGTGATGAGACTAAAGTGTGCCAGAGGAATGCCTCTCTTCTGGAGAAAATCTGCCAGGAGAAGGGTTTTATTGGATGGTTTCAGACATCAGCGAAG GAGAATATCAACGTGGATGAAGCTGCTAAATACCTTGTGAAGCACATTCTCCAGACCAATGAGGAGTCAGTGAAAGAAGAAGAGCAGCACATGCAGATAAACCTGAAACAGCAGACAAAGATCAATTCTGCCTGCTGA